The Helianthus annuus cultivar XRQ/B chromosome 16, HanXRQr2.0-SUNRISE, whole genome shotgun sequence genome includes a window with the following:
- the LOC110918239 gene encoding DEAD-box ATP-dependent RNA helicase 3, chloroplastic, which translates to MACSSSFIGISSIFHKNPSLEILSTTKFSTLHLPHFTSLKSASRPHHNTAGATGGSGFVTAATATPNNILTEKAFGVFDEDNLYDDDDDESEVKFDEDGGGDGELAVSKLGLPQRLVQSLEKRGITSLFPIQRAVLVPALEGRDIIARAKTGTGKTLAFGIPIIKRLTEDDEARISPRRTQRLPRVLVLAPTRELARQVETEIKESAPYLSTVCVYGGVSYTSQQNALSRGVDVVVGTPGRLIDLIGSNSLKLGEVQFLVLDEADQMLAVGFEEDVEHILEKLPSERQSMLFSATMPGWVKKLSRKYLNNPLTIDLVGDQDEKLAEGIKLYAIPTTTTSKRTILGDLVTVYAKGGKTIVFTQTKRDADEVSMALTNSITSEALHGDISQHQRERTLNGFRQGKFTVLVATDVASRGLDIPNVDLVIHYELPNDPETFVHRSGRTGRAGKEGTVILMFTNSQRRTIRSLERDVGCKFDFINPPAVEDVLESSAQQVVATLSGVHQESIQFFTPTAQKLIEEQGASALAAALAQLSGFSKPPSSRSLISHDQGWTTLQLTRDPALSRGFMSARTVTGFLADVYKTAADELGKIHIIADEMVQGAVFDLPEEIAKELLNKDLPPGNTVTKITKLPALQDDGPAGDFYGRFSNKERSSRGGGSRRGGWGSSGGSRFSSNDEGDSFRRGGRSGGRGGSRSGGGSDWLIGERRSSRSPSFGTRGSGSSSRTRDRNFDGACFHCGRSGHRASECPSKQDY; encoded by the exons ATGGCCTGTTCTTCTTCATTCATAGGCATCTCCTCCATATTCCACAAAAACCCATCCCTAGAAATACTCTCCACAACAAAATTCTCCACTTTACATCTTCCCCATTTCACTTCCCTAAAATCTGCCTCTAGACCCCACCATAACACCGCCGGCGCAACTGGTGGTTCTGGGTTCGTTACGGCGGCGACTGCCACCCCCAATAATATTCTAACTGAGAAGGCCTTCGGTGTGTTTGACGAAGACAatttgtatgatgatgatgatgatgagtctgAGGTTAAATttgatgaagatggtggtggtgatggtgagcTTGCTGTTAGTAAATTGGGTTTGCCTCAAAGGCTAGTTCAGAGTCTTGAGAAAAGAGGGATTACTAGTCTGTTTCCAATTCAG CGAGCCGTATTGGTCCCTGCACTAGAAGGTAGAGATATAATCGCACGTGCCAAAACTGGAACAGGGAAGACATTAGCTTTCGGTATTCCTATAATCAAAAGACTTACCGAAGACGATGAAGCAAGAATTTCTCCAAG GCGCACTCAACGACTTCCGAGAGTTTTAGTACTTGCACCTACAAGGGAATTAGCAAGGCAAGTAGAAACAGAGATTAAAGAGTCTGCCCCGTATTTGAGCACCGTTTGTGTGTATGGTGGTGTGTCGTATACTTCACAACAAAATGCATTGTCTCGTGGGGTCGATGTTGTGGTTGGCACGCCCGGAAGACTTATCGATTTGATCGGAAGTAATAGCCTAAAGTTAGGGGAGGTTCAGTTCTTGGTTCTTGATGAAGCTGATCAAATGCTCGCTGTTGGTTTTGAGGAAGACGTTGAACATATTTTAGAGAAGCTTCCGTCAGAGAGGCAAAGCATGCTTTTCTCAGCAACTATGCCCGGTTGGGTCAAGAAACTCTCGAGGAAATATTTGAATAATCCGTTGACAATTGATCTA GTTGGCGATCAAGATGAAAAGCTAGCAGAGGGTATCAAGCTGTATGCTATACCAACGACCACAACGTCAAAACGGACGATACTTGGTGATCTTGTCACG GTGTATGCAAAGGGTGGGAAGACCATTGTTTTCACTCAAACAAAAAGGGATGCCGATGAGGTATCTATGGCGTTGACTAATAGTATTACTTCTGAGGCGTTACACGGTGACATATCGCAACATCAAAGGGAAAGAACCTTGAATGGATTTCGACAAGGAAAGTTTACTGTGCTTGTTGCTACCGATGTTGCTTCTCGTGGCCTTGATATACCCAACGTTGATTTA GTTATCCACTATGAACTACCAAACGATCCCGAAACTTTTGTGCACCGATCTGGTAGAACGGGGCGTGCAGGGAAGGAAGGCACAGTCATTTTGATGTTCACAAATAGTCAGAGGAGAACAATTAGATCTCTTGAGCGTGACGTAGGATGCAAGTTCGACTTCATAAATCCGCCAGCTGTGGAAGACGTATTGGAATCTTCCGCTCAGCAAGTTGTTGCTACCCTATCAGGTGTCCATCAAGAGTCCATACAGTTCTTCACTCCAACCGCACAAAAACTTATTGAAGAACAGGGTGCAAGCGCTCTTGCTGCAGCCCTGGCACAGTTGAGCGGTTTCTCAAAGCCTCCGTCATCCCGTTCTCTTATCTCACACGATCAG GGATGGACTACGTTGCAACTGACTCGGGATCCTGCTTTATCAAGAGGATTCATGTCAGCTAGAACGGTTACTGGATTCTTGGCTGATGTTTATAAAACCGCTGCTGATGAACTCGGAAAAATACATATAATTGCAGATGAAATG GTTCAGGGAGCGGTCTTTGATCTTCCGGAAGAGATTGCGAAAGAGCTACTAAACAAGGACTTGCCACCTGGCAACACTGTTACAAAAATCACAAAG TTGCCTGCATTGCAAGATGATGGTCCGGCGGGTGACTTTTACGGTAGGTTTTCTAACAAGGAGAGAAGTTCACGAGGGGGAGGTTCTAGAAGGGGTGGTTGGGGTAGCAGTGGCGGCAGTCGGTTCTCTTCAAATGATGAAGGGGATAGCTTCAGGCGAGGTGGTAGGAGTGGCGGCAGAGGCGGCTCTAGAAGTGGTGGAGGAAGTGATTGGTTAATTGGTGAAAGACGATCTTCACGCTCTCCTTCCTTTGGGACTAGGGGCTCTGGCTCTTCATCTCGGACTAGAGACAG AAACTTCGATGGGGCATGTTTCCACTGTGGACGGTCTGGGCACAGGGCATCTGAATGTCCCAGTAAGCAAGATTACTAG
- the LOC110918476 gene encoding glycine-rich domain-containing protein 1 isoform X1: MSASDHPSPSTSAELTSLSLDLAAAAGQTIGFLRDVAESHWLHHTSVLAEAIRRYHQLWMPMMFELTAESGKPLMILPPLDIEWVWFCHTLNPIFYRQYCDSRFAKLIGKPAIFNQENKDYALERCEEIWISKYPSESFENEVDSGDNHYHNKNIPQMDYLLGELSKQRCLFSEFSKPYMLELVYLIAARNRYKGFLFSLQRFADNSKTFVPTLDVLLMWITHKSYPNAYAVDVKEMEHSMEKVIDAGELVKEDHLEVMRKLWESVFDQPYEKAGCPVIGGSNGVKPPIHWEATDSDVNVKYRPLLPRFLLEVNVLVKRIPTMKTPQKDESKEFLRFKLLRCHREMKINSPISTIPSDSWQKVVQLYCEFGTKGMVVERRRKGGVGINGSKLLESNTFLWNELLRAPSITLYGVVGQRLRVFVSITPPAQAPYLFKSVPDRVTDNSGAMVSEVILKMNQYRPQEGRWLSRTVLDHAGRECFVIRMRVGGGVWRRGSNKPNVVNWEDRCVEIREGSWSYIAGSIGKSPEKVIATATPNPTSQNWRASWRFSTGHDLFISHDMHYDLKTSTTTDSHIRLLKGRQLQYENKENEDEEGEFVTIVRFTEENPSGRATGLINWKLSAVEFSPQEDAAFVLLLSTTILTSVTAMRNEDVGGLLVRRRLKEAKHGDRDWGSVIVMESSLNSVYVKPWYWNAKLVMAREGEDYVTKSYTPEECSDDFYKEALFRWSG, translated from the exons ATGTCTGCTTCCGACCACCCTTCTCCGTCAACGAGCGCGGAGCTTACGTCGCTGAGCTTAGATCTTGCTGCAGCCGCAGGACAAACCATCGGCTTCTTGAGAGACGTTGCAGAGTCACATTGGCTCCACCATACATCTGTTCTTGCTGAAGCTATTCGTAG GTATCATCAGTTGTGGATGCCCATGATGTTTGAGCTTACCGCGGAATCTGGCAAGCCACTCATGATCCTTCCTCCGCTTGATATCGAATGGGTTTGGTTCTGTCACACTCTAAATCCG ATATTTTACCGGCAATACTGTGATTCAAGATTCGCAAAACTCATCGGGAAACCAGCCATTTTTAACCAAGAAAACAAAGACTATGCTTTGGAAAGATGTGAAGAGATATGGATATCCAAATACCCATCCGAATCATTCGAAAACGAAGTCGATTCGGGCGATAATCATTATCACAACAAGAACATTCCTCAAATGGATTATCTTTTGGGAGAACTATCAAAGCAAAGATGTTTGTTTTCCGAATTCTCGAAACCTTATATGCTAGAACTTGTTTACTTAATCGCTGCCAGAAATCGATACAAAGGGTTTTTGTTTTCGTTGCAAAGATTCGCGGATAACAGCAAAACTTTTGTACCCACATTAGATGTTCTACTAATGTGGATCACTcataag AGCTACCCGAATGCGTATGCTGTCGATGTAAAGGAAATGGAGCACAGTATGGAGAAAGTAATCGACGCTGGCGAATTGGTGAAGGAGGATCATTTGGAGGTGATGCGGAAACTTTGGGAGAGCGTGTTTGATCAGCCATATGAGAAAGCCGGCTGCCCTGTAATCGGTGGTTCTAACGGTGTAAAACCACCGATTCACTGGGAAGCTACAGATTCTGATGTTAATGTCAAGTACCGGCCTTTGCTGCCTCGATTCTTGCTTGAGGTTAACGTATTGGTAAAGCGAATCCCGACGATGAAGACACCGCAAAAGGATGAATCAAAAGAGTTTTTACGGTTCAAGCTTCTTAGATGCCACCGGGAGATGAAAATAAACAGCCCCATATCCACCATCCCTTCAGACTCATGGCAAAAAGTGGTGCAGCTTTACTGCGAATTCGGGACAAAAGGAATGGTGGTAGAACGAAGACGAAAAGGGGGTGTTGGTATCAACGGAAGTAAACTACTCGAATCTAACACTTTCCTATGGAACGAGTTGCTTCGGGCACCATCGATCACTTTATATGGAGTTGTTGGCCAAAGATTGAGAGTATTTGTGTCGATCACACCGCCTGCACAAGCACCATACTTGTTCAAGTCTGTTCCGGACCGAGTGACCGACAATTCAGGAGCTATGGTGTCCGAGGTGATCCTAAAAATGAACCAATATCGACCGCAAGAAGGCCGATGGTTGTCTCGTACGGTTCTTGATCATGCTGGAAGAGAATGTTTTGTTATTCGGATGAG GGTGGGAGGAGGGGTTTGGAGAAGAGGCAGTAACAAGCCGAATGTCGTAAACTGGGAGGATCGCTGCGTAGAAATACGCGAAGGCTCATGGTCTTACATCGCTGGTTCCATCGGCAAATCCCCAG AGAAAGTGATAGCAACCGCAACACCAAATCCAACATCCCAAAACTGGCGAGCATCATGGCGCTTTTCAACCGGACACGACCTGTTTATATCACACGACATGCATTATGATCTCAAAACTAGCACGACGACAGATTCACACATTCGACTGCTAAAAGGGCGACAATTGCAATACGAAAACAAAGaaaatgaagatgaagaaggagagttTGTAACAATTGTTCGGTTCACAGAGGAAAATCCAAGCGGGAGAGCAACTGGGCTTATAAACTGGAAGCTGTCAGCGGTGGAATTTTCGCCCCAAGAAGACGCAGCATTTGTATTGCTTCTTAGCACGACGATATTGACAAGTGTTACCGCAATGAGGAATGAAGATGTGGGAGGTTTGTTGGTTCGAAGGAGGTTAAAGGAGGCGAAACACGGTGATCGTGATTGGGGGTCCGTGATCGTGATGGAGTCTTCGTTGAACTCGGTTTATGTTAAGCCGTGGTATTGGAATGCTAAGCTCGTCATGGCACGTGAAGGGGAGGATTATGTCACCAAAAGTTATACGCCTGAGGAATGTAGTGATGACTTTTATAAGGAAGCGTTGTTTCGTTGGAGTGGATGA
- the LOC110919498 gene encoding bidirectional sugar transporter SWEET16 produces MQALYLVLLLIYTTKEKRVQYFGFVILDIVFFGIVLAFTLVAFKESSRRTFTGVLCATFTTIMYVAPLAALRTTIKTKSVEYMPILLVSSLFLNGCVWLTFALLVTDIFVLVPNALGILLGTIQFLVYLKFKNSTPEAGELGKGSYEKQIETSVIDIQDSNVKSNNVSTQNRTLTRLDAFPVIRSPSLSPNRSPSNQQHEDDTEQWCELKV; encoded by the exons ATGCAAGCCCTCTACCTTGTTTTATTACTCATCTATACCACCAAGGAAAAAAGG GTTCAATACTTCGGATTCGTGATATTGGACATTGTGTTTTTTGGAATTGTCTTGGCTTTCACACTCGTTGCGTTTAAAGAAAGCTCACGACGTACATTCACAGGAGTTTTGTGTGCAACTTTCACGACAATTATGTATGTTGCACCTCTCGCTGCACTG AGAACCACAATCAAGACCAAGAGTGTGGAGTATATGCCAATTCTCCTTGTGTCCTCTCTCTTCCTCAATGGGTGTGTTTGGTTGACTTTTGCTTTGTTGGTCACAGATATTTTTGTCCTT GTGCCAAATGCATTAGGGATATTACTGGGAACCATACAATTCcttgtttatttaaaattcaaaaactCAACACCTGAGGCAGGCGAGTTGGGAAAAGGCTCTTATGAAAAGCAAATCGAAACTAGTGTCATTGATATTCAAGACTCGAATGTGAAATCAAATAATGTAAGTACCCAAAATCGTACCTTGACTCGACTAGACGCATTCCCAGTTATAAGGTCACCATCCCTTAGCCCGAATCGATCACCCTCTAATCAACAGCATGAAGATGACACTGAACAGTGGTGTGAATTAAAGGTCTAG
- the LOC110918476 gene encoding glycine-rich domain-containing protein 1 isoform X2, whose amino-acid sequence MPMMFELTAESGKPLMILPPLDIEWVWFCHTLNPIFYRQYCDSRFAKLIGKPAIFNQENKDYALERCEEIWISKYPSESFENEVDSGDNHYHNKNIPQMDYLLGELSKQRCLFSEFSKPYMLELVYLIAARNRYKGFLFSLQRFADNSKTFVPTLDVLLMWITHKSYPNAYAVDVKEMEHSMEKVIDAGELVKEDHLEVMRKLWESVFDQPYEKAGCPVIGGSNGVKPPIHWEATDSDVNVKYRPLLPRFLLEVNVLVKRIPTMKTPQKDESKEFLRFKLLRCHREMKINSPISTIPSDSWQKVVQLYCEFGTKGMVVERRRKGGVGINGSKLLESNTFLWNELLRAPSITLYGVVGQRLRVFVSITPPAQAPYLFKSVPDRVTDNSGAMVSEVILKMNQYRPQEGRWLSRTVLDHAGRECFVIRMRVGGGVWRRGSNKPNVVNWEDRCVEIREGSWSYIAGSIGKSPEKVIATATPNPTSQNWRASWRFSTGHDLFISHDMHYDLKTSTTTDSHIRLLKGRQLQYENKENEDEEGEFVTIVRFTEENPSGRATGLINWKLSAVEFSPQEDAAFVLLLSTTILTSVTAMRNEDVGGLLVRRRLKEAKHGDRDWGSVIVMESSLNSVYVKPWYWNAKLVMAREGEDYVTKSYTPEECSDDFYKEALFRWSG is encoded by the exons ATGCCCATGATGTTTGAGCTTACCGCGGAATCTGGCAAGCCACTCATGATCCTTCCTCCGCTTGATATCGAATGGGTTTGGTTCTGTCACACTCTAAATCCG ATATTTTACCGGCAATACTGTGATTCAAGATTCGCAAAACTCATCGGGAAACCAGCCATTTTTAACCAAGAAAACAAAGACTATGCTTTGGAAAGATGTGAAGAGATATGGATATCCAAATACCCATCCGAATCATTCGAAAACGAAGTCGATTCGGGCGATAATCATTATCACAACAAGAACATTCCTCAAATGGATTATCTTTTGGGAGAACTATCAAAGCAAAGATGTTTGTTTTCCGAATTCTCGAAACCTTATATGCTAGAACTTGTTTACTTAATCGCTGCCAGAAATCGATACAAAGGGTTTTTGTTTTCGTTGCAAAGATTCGCGGATAACAGCAAAACTTTTGTACCCACATTAGATGTTCTACTAATGTGGATCACTcataag AGCTACCCGAATGCGTATGCTGTCGATGTAAAGGAAATGGAGCACAGTATGGAGAAAGTAATCGACGCTGGCGAATTGGTGAAGGAGGATCATTTGGAGGTGATGCGGAAACTTTGGGAGAGCGTGTTTGATCAGCCATATGAGAAAGCCGGCTGCCCTGTAATCGGTGGTTCTAACGGTGTAAAACCACCGATTCACTGGGAAGCTACAGATTCTGATGTTAATGTCAAGTACCGGCCTTTGCTGCCTCGATTCTTGCTTGAGGTTAACGTATTGGTAAAGCGAATCCCGACGATGAAGACACCGCAAAAGGATGAATCAAAAGAGTTTTTACGGTTCAAGCTTCTTAGATGCCACCGGGAGATGAAAATAAACAGCCCCATATCCACCATCCCTTCAGACTCATGGCAAAAAGTGGTGCAGCTTTACTGCGAATTCGGGACAAAAGGAATGGTGGTAGAACGAAGACGAAAAGGGGGTGTTGGTATCAACGGAAGTAAACTACTCGAATCTAACACTTTCCTATGGAACGAGTTGCTTCGGGCACCATCGATCACTTTATATGGAGTTGTTGGCCAAAGATTGAGAGTATTTGTGTCGATCACACCGCCTGCACAAGCACCATACTTGTTCAAGTCTGTTCCGGACCGAGTGACCGACAATTCAGGAGCTATGGTGTCCGAGGTGATCCTAAAAATGAACCAATATCGACCGCAAGAAGGCCGATGGTTGTCTCGTACGGTTCTTGATCATGCTGGAAGAGAATGTTTTGTTATTCGGATGAG GGTGGGAGGAGGGGTTTGGAGAAGAGGCAGTAACAAGCCGAATGTCGTAAACTGGGAGGATCGCTGCGTAGAAATACGCGAAGGCTCATGGTCTTACATCGCTGGTTCCATCGGCAAATCCCCAG AGAAAGTGATAGCAACCGCAACACCAAATCCAACATCCCAAAACTGGCGAGCATCATGGCGCTTTTCAACCGGACACGACCTGTTTATATCACACGACATGCATTATGATCTCAAAACTAGCACGACGACAGATTCACACATTCGACTGCTAAAAGGGCGACAATTGCAATACGAAAACAAAGaaaatgaagatgaagaaggagagttTGTAACAATTGTTCGGTTCACAGAGGAAAATCCAAGCGGGAGAGCAACTGGGCTTATAAACTGGAAGCTGTCAGCGGTGGAATTTTCGCCCCAAGAAGACGCAGCATTTGTATTGCTTCTTAGCACGACGATATTGACAAGTGTTACCGCAATGAGGAATGAAGATGTGGGAGGTTTGTTGGTTCGAAGGAGGTTAAAGGAGGCGAAACACGGTGATCGTGATTGGGGGTCCGTGATCGTGATGGAGTCTTCGTTGAACTCGGTTTATGTTAAGCCGTGGTATTGGAATGCTAAGCTCGTCATGGCACGTGAAGGGGAGGATTATGTCACCAAAAGTTATACGCCTGAGGAATGTAGTGATGACTTTTATAAGGAAGCGTTGTTTCGTTGGAGTGGATGA